A region from the Thermanaeromonas toyohensis ToBE genome encodes:
- a CDS encoding PDGLE domain-containing protein, with translation MRMGILLGLLIALVVAALLSPFACPYPDGLERVAEDKGFLDLAEGKELIHVPIPDYKFPGISNEGLATSIAGIIGTVLVFGVVYFLGWALAGTRRVASSFSMDGKEEKRE, from the coding sequence TCTTCTGGGGCTTCTAATTGCTCTTGTGGTGGCGGCATTACTTTCACCATTTGCCTGTCCTTATCCTGACGGGCTGGAGAGGGTAGCTGAGGATAAGGGGTTTCTTGACCTAGCGGAGGGTAAGGAACTAATTCACGTTCCGATACCCGACTACAAGTTTCCGGGGATTTCTAACGAAGGCCTGGCCACATCTATTGCTGGCATAATTGGTACTGTTTTAGTTTTTGGAGTTGTGTACTTTCTGGGGTGGGCTTTGGCAGGAACCCGTAGGGTAGCTTCGTCTTTCTCCATGGACGGAAAAGAAGAAAAGCGGGAATGA